Proteins encoded within one genomic window of Halobacteroides halobius DSM 5150:
- a CDS encoding shikimate kinase, translating into MNIALIGFMGTGKTTVGKKLASRLNYKFVDLDQEIVAEDGREICEIFAQAGEDYFRDLETRVTAKIAQKDKQVIATGGGVVLREENIKNLKKNGFLVLLQATPEEILERTKSDDDRPLLDVEEPLAKIKKMLEERAEKYNCTPYQINTTGLTINEVVAEIINNEELTSDN; encoded by the coding sequence ATGAATATAGCTTTAATTGGTTTTATGGGAACGGGAAAAACGACAGTTGGTAAAAAATTGGCCTCAAGATTAAATTATAAATTTGTCGATTTAGACCAAGAAATTGTAGCAGAGGATGGTAGGGAAATTTGTGAGATTTTTGCCCAAGCTGGAGAGGATTATTTTAGGGATTTAGAAACGAGGGTAACTGCAAAAATAGCTCAAAAAGACAAGCAAGTAATCGCTACTGGAGGGGGAGTAGTTTTAAGAGAAGAGAATATTAAAAACTTAAAGAAGAATGGGTTTTTGGTTCTACTTCAGGCTACGCCAGAAGAAATATTAGAACGAACTAAAAGTGATGATGATCGTCCTTTATTAGATGTAGAAGAGCCCTTAGCTAAAATAAAAAAGATGTTGGAAGAAAGAGCAGAAAAATATAATTGTACTCCTTATCAAATAAATACAACAGGGCTAACAATTAATGAAGTGGTGGCAGAAATAATTAACAATGAAGAATTAACAAGTGACAATTAG
- the aroB gene encoding 3-dehydroquinate synthase translates to METVKVDLGVRSYQIKIGEDILANLGAYLQELDIGSKVLIITNPLVNSLYGSEVKEAIAKVGFDVSKALISDGEEYKSLETAQDLYDKAVGVGLDRTSTIVALGGGVVGDIAGFIAASFMRGINFVQVPTTVLAQVDSSVGGKVAVNHPQGKNLIGDFYQPKLVVADKKVLSTLEERELKAGLAEVIKYGVIWDQQFFAFLEKRIDEILNLETDAIIKLVTRSCEIKAAVVAEDEKEEGLRAILNYGHTIGHALEAVTNYKKYRHGEAVAIGMVAAAKLAYKRGLLDSAALERQKELISNFGLPVAYHNLEKEQIIKALSKDKKVKNGVIRFILANQIGKVIITSDLTEENIRETLEELGG, encoded by the coding sequence ATGGAGACAGTTAAAGTCGATTTAGGAGTGAGAAGTTATCAAATTAAGATTGGAGAAGATATCCTAGCTAACTTAGGTGCTTATCTACAAGAGTTGGATATAGGATCAAAAGTACTAATTATTACTAATCCGTTAGTTAATAGTCTATATGGTTCTGAGGTTAAAGAGGCAATTGCTAAAGTTGGCTTTGATGTATCTAAAGCTTTAATTTCTGATGGAGAGGAATATAAATCTTTAGAGACTGCTCAAGATTTATATGATAAGGCAGTTGGAGTTGGTTTAGATAGGACTTCTACTATTGTAGCTTTAGGCGGAGGAGTAGTAGGGGATATAGCTGGTTTTATTGCTGCTAGCTTTATGAGAGGGATTAATTTTGTTCAAGTGCCTACTACGGTCTTGGCCCAAGTTGATAGTAGTGTAGGTGGGAAAGTAGCTGTTAATCATCCTCAAGGTAAGAATTTAATTGGAGACTTTTATCAACCTAAATTAGTTGTAGCAGATAAGAAAGTATTATCTACTTTAGAAGAAAGAGAATTAAAAGCTGGTTTGGCTGAAGTTATTAAGTATGGTGTAATTTGGGATCAACAATTCTTTGCGTTTTTAGAGAAGAGGATAGATGAAATATTAAATTTAGAGACTGATGCCATAATCAAATTAGTAACAAGGTCTTGTGAGATTAAGGCTGCAGTAGTAGCAGAAGATGAGAAAGAAGAAGGTTTGCGTGCTATTTTAAATTATGGCCACACTATTGGGCATGCACTAGAAGCAGTAACAAATTATAAAAAATACCGGCATGGAGAAGCAGTAGCTATTGGTATGGTCGCAGCAGCTAAATTAGCTTATAAAAGGGGACTGTTGGATTCTGCTGCTCTAGAGAGACAAAAAGAGTTAATTTCTAATTTTGGATTACCAGTAGCTTATCATAATTTAGAGAAGGAGCAGATTATTAAGGCTTTAAGTAAGGATAAAAAGGTTAAAAATGGAGTTATAAGATTTATTTTGGCTAATCAAATTGGAAAAGTAATTATCACTTCTGATTTAACAGAAGAAAATATTAGAGAAACATTAGAGGAGTTAGGAGGCTAA
- the aroQ gene encoding type II 3-dehydroquinate dehydratase — MILVIHGPNLNLLGMREPDVYGVKTLDDINQCLRELASGNNIELKIVQSNSEGKIIDIIHQSLEQNIEAIIINPGAFTHYSIAIRDALAAIEVPILEVHLSNIYKREEFRHKSVIAPVVTGQISGFGVDSYTLALEQAIRLIE, encoded by the coding sequence ATGATCTTAGTAATTCACGGGCCAAATTTGAATTTATTAGGGATGAGAGAACCAGACGTTTATGGAGTTAAAACACTAGATGATATAAATCAATGTTTAAGGGAATTGGCTTCTGGTAATAATATAGAATTAAAGATTGTGCAATCAAATAGTGAAGGAAAAATAATAGATATTATTCATCAGTCATTAGAACAGAATATAGAAGCAATTATTATTAATCCTGGAGCATTTACACATTACAGTATTGCTATTCGGGATGCTTTAGCAGCTATAGAAGTGCCAATATTAGAGGTTCATTTAAGTAATATTTATAAGCGGGAAGAATTTAGACATAAGTCAGTAATTGCACCTGTAGTAACTGGTCAGATATCTGGCTTTGGAGTTGATAGCTATACTTTAGCTTTAGAGCAGGCAATTAGACTTATTGAATAA
- a CDS encoding M24 family metallopeptidase has translation MQDRIDQLRELLTEKEIEALLISTPENRRYMTGFTGTAGMVLITHKEAILITDFRYTSQAKAEAPDYKVVEFKKNKLKLVADLLSDLEIQKLGFESKHETYSTYLKYKDKLPVKLQATQNLVKKLRLTKDKAEISKLKEAIKLADQAFAAIKDQLKPGVKERDIALQLEFWMKEHGASKNAFDFIVASGERSALPHGVASEKEIEAGDFVTIDFGCVYQGYHSDMTRTVVIEEGPTDKQREIYQLVLKAQQEAIKAIKAGMKASEVDKVARDIIAEAGYGDYFGHGLGHGVGLEIHEGPRLSWQDDKVLKPGMVVTVEPGVYLPDWGGVRIEDIVVVQEDGCQILTQTPKELLTVGTK, from the coding sequence ATGCAAGATAGAATTGATCAATTAAGAGAGTTATTAACTGAAAAGGAGATTGAAGCATTATTAATTAGTACCCCAGAGAATAGACGTTATATGACTGGTTTTACTGGTACAGCAGGAATGGTATTAATTACTCACAAAGAAGCAATTTTAATTACAGATTTCCGTTATACCTCTCAAGCTAAAGCAGAAGCACCAGATTATAAAGTGGTAGAATTTAAAAAGAATAAACTTAAGCTAGTAGCTGACTTACTATCTGATTTAGAAATTCAAAAATTAGGTTTTGAGTCTAAACATGAAACTTATAGTACATATCTTAAGTATAAAGATAAGTTACCAGTAAAATTACAGGCTACTCAAAATTTAGTTAAGAAATTGAGATTGACTAAGGATAAGGCAGAGATTAGTAAATTAAAAGAGGCAATTAAATTAGCTGATCAGGCTTTTGCAGCAATCAAAGATCAACTAAAGCCAGGTGTTAAAGAACGAGATATAGCTTTACAATTAGAGTTTTGGATGAAGGAGCATGGTGCTAGTAAGAATGCTTTTGATTTTATTGTTGCTTCTGGAGAACGTTCTGCTTTACCCCATGGTGTAGCAAGTGAAAAAGAAATTGAAGCAGGTGACTTTGTGACTATTGATTTTGGTTGTGTTTATCAAGGCTATCACTCTGATATGACGAGAACTGTAGTTATAGAAGAAGGGCCAACAGATAAGCAAAGGGAGATTTATCAATTAGTACTTAAGGCTCAACAGGAAGCTATTAAGGCTATTAAAGCCGGAATGAAAGCTTCTGAGGTAGATAAAGTAGCTAGAGATATAATTGCAGAGGCCGGTTATGGTGATTATTTTGGTCATGGATTAGGTCATGGAGTAGGTCTAGAGATTCATGAAGGGCCAAGATTATCATGGCAGGATGATAAAGTACTAAAGCCAGGAATGGTAGTGACAGTAGAACCTGGTGTGTATCTACCTGACTGGGGTGGAGTTAGAATAGAAGATATAGTTGTAGTCCAAGAAGATGGCTGTCAGATATTAACCCAAACTCCTAAGGAGTTGTTGACAGTGGGAACTAAATAA
- the efp gene encoding elongation factor P, whose translation MITTRDFKTGLTIELDGELYTIVNYDHTKPGKGGAYLQTELKHLESGRTVNKRFKAGEKVQEAYIDTRPFQYLYQSGEDYVFMDQESYEQINLSQEQIGDAAKFIKENSEIKVKMYQNEPIGVKLPTFVELEVTHAPPAVKGNTVSGGSKKVTVETGAEVKVPLFIEEGDILKLDTRSCEYIERV comes from the coding sequence ATGATTACAACTAGAGATTTTAAGACAGGACTAACAATTGAATTAGATGGTGAATTATATACAATCGTTAATTATGACCATACTAAGCCTGGTAAGGGTGGAGCATATTTACAAACTGAGCTAAAGCATTTAGAATCAGGAAGAACAGTCAACAAAAGGTTTAAAGCTGGTGAGAAGGTACAGGAGGCTTATATAGATACTAGACCATTTCAATACTTATACCAAAGTGGAGAAGATTATGTTTTTATGGATCAAGAATCTTATGAACAGATTAATCTCAGTCAGGAACAGATTGGTGATGCTGCTAAATTTATCAAAGAAAACTCTGAAATTAAGGTAAAGATGTATCAAAATGAACCAATTGGAGTTAAGTTACCTACTTTTGTAGAATTAGAAGTTACTCATGCTCCACCTGCTGTCAAAGGGAATACAGTTTCAGGTGGTTCTAAAAAGGTAACTGTAGAAACTGGAGCTGAAGTTAAGGTTCCTTTATTTATTGAAGAAGGAGATATACTTAAACTTGATACAAGAAGCTGTGAGTATATCGAGCGCGTTTAA
- a CDS encoding sigma-70 family RNA polymerase sigma factor, giving the protein MITENINMRSDQQLNLVSSYFKELKEISLLTKEEEQKLAKRIEEGDEAARRKLIVSNLRLVISIAKDYTSNGLPFLDLIQEGNIGLHKAVEKFDYKRGNKFSTYATWWIKQSITRAIANKSRTIRTPVHINQEIKRMIRIYNQLKKELNRQPQEAEIATKMGVDKEKVIKLKKIAEKTISLDSPFNEERDDSLIDFVEDKESLTPLSAVSNSFLEEDLDNVMNVLSEREKKILKLRYGLVDDRARTLKEIAKVFDLSRERIRQLQIRALSKLRSSRKVEILKDYWKAI; this is encoded by the coding sequence ATGATTACAGAAAATATAAATATGAGATCTGATCAGCAATTAAATTTAGTTAGTAGTTATTTTAAGGAACTAAAAGAGATTTCTTTATTAACAAAAGAAGAGGAACAAAAGTTAGCTAAAAGAATAGAAGAAGGGGATGAAGCTGCAAGACGAAAGTTAATAGTTTCTAACTTAAGGTTGGTAATAAGTATTGCTAAAGACTATACTAGTAACGGATTACCATTTTTAGATTTAATTCAAGAAGGCAATATTGGCTTGCATAAAGCAGTGGAAAAGTTCGATTATAAGAGAGGTAATAAATTTAGTACTTATGCTACTTGGTGGATTAAACAAAGCATTACGAGAGCTATTGCTAATAAATCACGAACAATTCGAACACCAGTTCATATTAATCAAGAAATTAAACGGATGATTAGGATTTATAACCAGTTAAAAAAAGAATTAAACCGTCAACCACAAGAAGCAGAGATTGCTACTAAAATGGGAGTAGATAAAGAGAAAGTAATAAAACTAAAGAAAATTGCTGAAAAAACAATATCTTTAGATAGCCCCTTTAATGAAGAACGAGATGATTCATTAATTGATTTTGTTGAAGATAAAGAAAGTTTAACGCCACTAAGTGCTGTATCCAATTCTTTTTTGGAAGAAGATTTAGATAATGTAATGAATGTATTATCTGAGAGAGAGAAGAAAATTTTGAAATTAAGGTATGGCCTTGTAGATGATCGGGCTAGAACCCTTAAAGAAATTGCTAAAGTCTTTGATTTAAGTAGAGAGAGAATTAGGCAACTTCAGATTAGGGCTTTATCTAAACTAAGAAGCTCGAGGAAGGTTGAGATATTAAAAGATTATTGGAAAGCAATATAG
- the spoIIIAA gene encoding stage III sporulation protein AA, producing the protein MGTKNYKLLKQDILPVLAPSLRQIIGQVADRKLKKILEIRLRSNNPLLLEEPKGELMITSKGEVTKNSRQAHTVSKQEVQDTLNLMTNSSLYTLEEELRSGYLTLSGGHRVGLVGQVIRDRAKIKRIKHIAALNIRFCQEVIGAANGVINQIINGSNDIYNTLIISPPRCGKTTLLRDLVRQISNGIPKQFNGLKVGVVDERSEIGGAYQGVAQNQIGIRTDLLDRAPKPEGILLLIRSMSPNVIVTDEIGTKEDVDILLEALNAGVRVITTVHGSNLAEVKSRPSLAKLFKDNIFKRIIILSRAKGPGTIEKIIKY; encoded by the coding sequence ATGGGTACTAAAAATTATAAGCTTTTAAAGCAAGATATTTTGCCCGTTTTGGCCCCTAGCCTAAGACAAATTATTGGGCAAGTAGCTGATAGAAAATTAAAGAAGATATTAGAAATTAGACTACGTAGTAATAATCCTTTATTGTTAGAAGAGCCTAAAGGAGAATTAATGATTACTAGTAAAGGTGAGGTAACTAAAAATAGTAGACAGGCCCATACAGTTAGTAAACAAGAAGTTCAAGATACTCTTAATTTAATGACTAATAGTTCTTTATATACTTTAGAAGAGGAATTAAGGTCTGGTTATTTGACTTTATCAGGGGGGCATAGAGTTGGGCTAGTAGGACAAGTGATTAGAGATAGAGCAAAAATTAAAAGAATTAAACATATTGCAGCTTTAAATATTCGGTTTTGTCAAGAGGTTATTGGAGCAGCAAATGGGGTTATTAACCAGATAATTAATGGTTCAAATGATATTTATAATACTTTAATTATTTCACCACCTAGATGTGGGAAGACAACCTTACTTAGGGATTTAGTTCGCCAGATTAGTAATGGTATTCCTAAGCAATTTAATGGTTTAAAAGTAGGAGTAGTAGATGAACGATCTGAAATTGGTGGTGCTTATCAAGGTGTAGCTCAGAATCAAATAGGGATTAGAACAGATTTATTAGATAGAGCTCCTAAGCCAGAAGGAATTTTGCTATTGATCAGATCTATGTCACCAAATGTAATAGTAACTGATGAAATTGGTACTAAAGAAGATGTTGATATTTTACTAGAAGCATTAAACGCAGGAGTAAGAGTGATTACCACTGTTCATGGTAGTAATTTAGCAGAAGTAAAATCTCGTCCTAGTCTAGCTAAATTATTTAAAGATAATATTTTTAAAAGGATTATTATTTTAAGTCGTGCTAAAGGGCCAGGAACAATAGAAAAAATTATTAAATACTAG
- the spoIIIAB gene encoding stage III sporulation protein SpoIIIAB, translating into MKLVGTILIIISSTGLGFVVARQFILRSKQLKQIKLALELLQTEISYGITPLPQAFEKIASELDAPVDNFFVEAREGLKAGQTAKDAWQQAVKKVISQTALGQTEEDVLLDFGCNLGQSTSDDQLRYLNLAQDHINNLHQEAITDQKEKVKLWRYLGVLGGLFIVILIF; encoded by the coding sequence ATGAAGTTAGTCGGTACTATATTAATTATCATCAGTAGTACTGGATTAGGTTTTGTAGTAGCTCGACAATTTATTTTACGCTCTAAACAGTTAAAACAAATAAAACTAGCTTTAGAATTATTGCAAACTGAGATAAGTTATGGCATAACCCCTTTGCCTCAAGCTTTTGAAAAGATAGCTTCTGAATTAGATGCCCCAGTAGATAATTTTTTTGTTGAAGCTAGAGAAGGATTAAAGGCAGGTCAAACAGCTAAAGATGCTTGGCAACAAGCAGTTAAAAAAGTAATTAGCCAGACTGCTTTGGGCCAAACTGAAGAGGATGTTTTGTTAGATTTTGGTTGTAATCTAGGCCAATCAACTAGTGATGACCAACTAAGGTATTTAAACTTGGCCCAAGATCATATAAATAATCTACATCAAGAAGCAATAACAGATCAAAAAGAGAAAGTTAAACTATGGCGTTACTTAGGTGTTTTAGGAGGATTATTTATAGTAATTTTGATCTTTTAG
- the spoIIIAC gene encoding stage III sporulation protein AC, which yields MNIDLVFKIAGLGILISVFNMVLKQAEKEEQAQMLTLVGVIIVLMVVIQLINQLFTNVRSIFGF from the coding sequence ATGAATATAGATTTAGTCTTTAAGATTGCAGGGTTAGGAATTTTGATTTCAGTTTTTAATATGGTATTAAAACAGGCTGAAAAAGAAGAGCAAGCACAGATGTTAACTTTAGTAGGTGTAATTATTGTGTTAATGGTAGTTATTCAATTGATTAATCAATTATTTACTAATGTTCGTAGTATTTTTGGATTTTAA
- the spoIIIAD gene encoding stage III sporulation protein AD, producing METIIQIVGLGVIGTIFAVVLKQSRPELALQLSLVVGLMVFIFMLSKIMIVINALESLADKANVDKIYLSTILKAVGIAYVAEFGAQICRDAGEGIIASKIEFAGKVLIMILGIPIMMAILESVLQLLP from the coding sequence ATGGAAACAATAATTCAGATTGTTGGCTTAGGAGTTATTGGTACTATTTTTGCTGTTGTCTTAAAGCAGTCTAGACCAGAGCTAGCTTTACAATTAAGCTTGGTTGTAGGATTAATGGTCTTTATTTTTATGTTAAGTAAGATAATGATAGTGATCAATGCCTTAGAGAGTCTAGCTGATAAAGCTAATGTTGATAAAATTTATTTAAGTACTATATTAAAAGCAGTTGGAATTGCTTATGTAGCAGAGTTTGGAGCTCAAATATGTCGTGATGCAGGAGAAGGTATTATAGCATCTAAGATAGAATTTGCAGGAAAAGTATTAATCATGATTTTAGGCATTCCAATTATGATGGCAATTTTAGAGTCAGTATTACAACTATTACCATAA
- the spoIIIAE gene encoding stage III sporulation protein AE, with the protein MKKLFIMLTIVVLMTIPVQAEDKLEQIKPEEIIENQLENFDLNKLEKEVDKLNKETGEYLPALQVTDIINLFSKQGLENKFQEIVRGLLHYFFDEIVINSKLLGQLIVLAMVVAVLKNFQANFAVSQVSQLANGITYLVLAIVALNSFKVAITVGQGTIQDMVGVMYAIIPLLLSLLISMGNLASASLFHPITFLIVNTLSTIVKNFVFPIIFLSTVLEIVDNISNDFKVSGLVSLLRQLAMGALGVVTTIFLAAIITQGTVATVSDGVTIRTAKYLTSNFIPVVGGFLSSALDVMIGGSLLIKNALGLFSVLIILVFCSFSVIKILALVFIYRFAAAIIQPVSDDQTVNCLNILAGNLLRIFGSVVVVGVMFFVVIIIVVGTANFTVMMR; encoded by the coding sequence ATGAAGAAATTATTTATAATGTTAACTATAGTAGTCTTAATGACTATTCCTGTGCAGGCAGAAGATAAATTAGAACAAATTAAACCTGAAGAAATAATTGAAAATCAATTAGAGAATTTTGATTTGAATAAATTAGAAAAAGAGGTTGACAAGCTTAATAAAGAGACTGGAGAGTATCTACCAGCTTTACAGGTAACAGATATTATTAATTTATTTAGTAAACAGGGATTAGAAAATAAATTTCAGGAGATAGTAAGAGGTTTATTACATTATTTTTTTGATGAGATAGTTATTAATAGTAAATTATTAGGACAATTAATTGTTTTAGCTATGGTTGTAGCTGTGCTAAAGAATTTTCAGGCTAATTTTGCTGTTTCACAAGTTAGTCAATTAGCTAATGGAATTACTTATTTAGTCTTAGCTATTGTAGCTTTAAATTCATTTAAAGTAGCTATAACTGTTGGTCAAGGAACAATTCAGGATATGGTGGGGGTTATGTATGCCATCATTCCTCTGTTGTTATCGCTACTAATTAGTATGGGGAATTTAGCTTCAGCTTCGTTATTTCATCCAATTACATTTTTAATTGTCAATACATTAAGTACAATTGTTAAAAACTTTGTTTTTCCGATAATTTTTTTATCCACTGTGCTGGAAATTGTTGATAACATATCTAATGATTTCAAAGTAAGTGGGTTAGTTAGTCTTTTAAGACAGTTAGCTATGGGGGCTTTAGGGGTAGTAACCACTATTTTTTTAGCTGCAATTATTACCCAGGGGACAGTAGCTACAGTTAGTGATGGTGTAACTATAAGAACTGCTAAATATTTAACAAGTAATTTTATACCTGTTGTAGGTGGTTTTTTATCTAGTGCGTTAGATGTTATGATTGGTGGATCATTATTGATCAAGAATGCTTTAGGATTATTTAGTGTATTAATAATTTTAGTTTTTTGTTCATTCTCAGTAATTAAGATTCTAGCTTTAGTTTTTATTTATCGTTTTGCTGCTGCTATTATTCAACCAGTTAGTGATGATCAAACAGTAAACTGCTTGAATATTTTGGCTGGTAATTTACTACGAATCTTTGGTTCAGTTGTTGTAGTAGGGGTGATGTTTTTTGTAGTAATTATTATTGTAGTAGGTACTGCTAACTTTACAGTTATGATGAGGTGA
- the spoIIIAF gene encoding stage III sporulation protein AF yields the protein MIIIDFLREWIRNLVLIILLAHFIEMLLPSSKMKRYVKVVVGFFVILMILTPFLEIVNQGVSQFGFEIIENKKTSWRKIVDQGERLREIKKDKVRGDYKRRLSQHIRAMVKLNSNLDNIKVGVTLDAANNLETISITGVRDKIVPVQVDLSNQTKKASTSQMKGEELKDLISTLYGLNANQIRVKMK from the coding sequence GTGATTATAATTGATTTCTTAAGAGAGTGGATTAGAAATTTAGTCTTGATAATTTTATTGGCCCATTTTATTGAAATGTTATTACCTAGCAGTAAAATGAAAAGATATGTTAAGGTAGTAGTTGGTTTTTTTGTAATTTTAATGATTTTAACTCCTTTTTTAGAGATAGTTAATCAAGGGGTTAGTCAATTTGGTTTTGAAATAATTGAAAATAAGAAAACTTCTTGGCGTAAAATAGTAGATCAAGGAGAGAGGCTAAGAGAAATTAAAAAAGATAAAGTAAGAGGTGATTATAAAAGAAGGTTATCTCAACATATACGGGCGATGGTTAAATTAAACTCTAATCTAGATAATATTAAAGTAGGAGTTACATTAGATGCAGCTAATAATTTAGAAACTATATCAATAACAGGAGTTAGAGATAAGATTGTACCAGTACAGGTTGATTTATCTAATCAAACTAAGAAAGCTTCTACCTCTCAAATGAAGGGAGAAGAATTAAAAGACTTAATCTCTACTTTATATGGGCTCAATGCCAATCAAATTAGAGTTAAAATGAAGTAG
- a CDS encoding SpoIIIAH-like family protein: protein MEINIWSKRNFKKRIGWFLVLMVWVGMVTSVIVNRTPDVSDHIAKVSSQEGYVKIETESVNKQKDNSLKVEKKLQDIQMKSIDVAKAKKEAKKSDKNFFVDYRVKRDQSRSEQISLLREMINNPNSSKELKNKAQKLLLEITNNMEQEMEIESLIRARGYKDGIAFIHENSVEIIIATTGLKRDDVAKIGNIVANSTGIDLRNITIIEKKPE from the coding sequence ATGGAAATTAATATTTGGAGCAAAAGAAACTTCAAAAAGAGAATCGGATGGTTTTTAGTCTTAATGGTTTGGGTAGGGATGGTTACTTCAGTAATTGTCAATCGCACCCCAGATGTTAGTGATCATATAGCTAAAGTTTCATCTCAAGAGGGGTATGTAAAAATAGAGACTGAAAGTGTAAATAAACAAAAAGATAACTCTTTAAAAGTAGAAAAAAAATTACAAGATATTCAGATGAAATCTATAGATGTAGCTAAAGCAAAAAAAGAGGCTAAAAAAAGTGATAAAAATTTCTTTGTAGATTATAGAGTTAAACGTGATCAATCACGTAGTGAACAAATTAGTTTATTAAGAGAGATGATTAATAATCCTAATTCTAGCAAGGAATTAAAAAATAAAGCTCAGAAACTATTATTAGAAATAACTAATAATATGGAACAAGAGATGGAGATTGAAAGTTTAATTCGAGCTAGAGGATATAAAGATGGGATTGCCTTTATTCATGAAAATTCTGTGGAGATAATTATAGCTACTACAGGTTTAAAAAGAGATGATGTGGCTAAAATTGGGAATATAGTAGCAAATAGTACAGGGATTGACTTAAGAAATATTACTATTATTGAGAAGAAACCTGAATGA